A region of Thermococcus barossii DNA encodes the following proteins:
- a CDS encoding ORC1-type DNA replication protein, with protein sequence MDDNYLDSIFEKYLHAKKIFKNKEVLRHSYTPKELPHRREQIENLAHILVPVLRGETPSNVFVYGKTGTGKTVTIKFVTEELKKISQKYNVPVDVIYVNCEIVDTQYRVLANIVNHFKLESGIEVPLVGWPTDEVYAKLKEVIDAKERFVIIVLDEIDKLIKKSGDDILYSLTRINTELSLAKVSIIGISNDLKFKEYLDARVLSSLSEEEVVFPPYDANQLRDILMQRAKDAFNEGVLDDGVVPLCAALAAREHGDARRALDLLRVAGEIAEREGASKVTERHVWKAQEKIEQDTMEEVIKTLPLHSKVLLYAIVLLDENGELPANTGDVYSVYKSLCDHIDLEPLTQRRVSDLINELDMLGIINAKVVSKGRYGRTKEIRLNVTPYKVKNIYRHDHQLQTVLTISMSRQRRLL encoded by the coding sequence ATGGACGACAATTACCTCGATTCAATCTTTGAGAAGTACCTTCACGCCAAGAAAATCTTTAAGAATAAGGAGGTTCTCAGGCACAGCTACACGCCCAAGGAGCTACCGCACAGGCGTGAACAGATTGAGAACCTCGCCCACATTTTGGTTCCTGTTCTCCGTGGTGAGACTCCCTCCAATGTTTTTGTCTACGGCAAGACTGGTACCGGTAAGACCGTCACGATAAAGTTCGTTACGGAGGAACTCAAGAAGATATCCCAGAAGTACAACGTCCCGGTGGATGTCATCTACGTTAACTGTGAGATAGTGGACACGCAGTACCGCGTCTTGGCCAACATCGTGAACCATTTCAAGCTTGAGAGCGGCATTGAGGTCCCTCTCGTCGGCTGGCCGACCGATGAGGTCTACGCCAAGCTCAAGGAGGTAATAGACGCCAAGGAGCGCTTCGTCATAATAGTTTTGGACGAGATAGACAAGCTAATCAAGAAAAGTGGCGATGATATCCTGTATTCCCTCACAAGGATAAATACCGAGCTTTCCTTGGCCAAGGTGAGCATAATCGGAATATCCAACGACCTCAAGTTTAAGGAGTACCTCGATGCGCGTGTCCTCTCCAGCCTGAGCGAGGAAGAGGTGGTCTTTCCGCCGTACGACGCCAATCAGCTCAGGGACATACTCATGCAGCGTGCCAAGGATGCATTCAACGAAGGCGTTCTGGACGATGGTGTCGTTCCCCTCTGTGCCGCACTCGCTGCCCGCGAGCACGGTGACGCGAGACGTGCCCTCGACTTGCTCCGCGTTGCGGGTGAGATAGCCGAGCGCGAGGGTGCCAGTAAAGTTACCGAAAGGCACGTCTGGAAGGCGCAGGAAAAAATCGAACAGGATACCATGGAGGAGGTCATAAAGACCCTTCCGCTCCATTCAAAGGTTCTGCTCTACGCGATAGTTCTCTTGGATGAGAACGGTGAGCTCCCGGCCAACACCGGCGACGTTTACTCCGTTTACAAGTCTCTCTGCGACCACATCGACCTCGAACCCCTCACCCAGCGGCGTGTGAGCGACCTGATAAACGAGCTTGATATGCTCGGTATCATCAACGCCAAAGTGGTCAGCAAGGGCCGCTACGGGCGGACCAAGGAGATAAGGCTCAACGTAACCCCTTATAAGGTCAAGAACATATACCGTCATGACCACCAGCTCCAGACGGTGCTGACCATAAGCATGTCCCGCCAGAGGAGGCTGCTCTGA
- a CDS encoding amidohydrolase family protein produces MSILIKNGHVIYGENFEVVKADVLIEGNRVVKVAKEINEAADTVIDAKGKVVSPGFVNLHTHSPMGLFRGLADDLPLMDWLQNHIWPREAKLTREYTKVGAYLGALEMIKTGTTAFLDMYFFMDAVAEVVEESGLRGYLSYGMIDLGDPEKTGKEIKEALHTMEFIEKLNSERVHFVFGPHAPYTCSIALLKEVRKLANEHGKLITIHVSETMAEIGQITERYGKSPVVLLDEVGFLGNDVIIAHGVWLDSRDIQILARNGVTVAHNPASNMKLASGVMPLQRLLNAGVNVGLGTDGSASNNNLDMLDEMKLAALLHKVHNLDPTVADSKTVFRMATLNGAKALRLKAGVIKEGYLADIVIVDFNRPHLRPINNVISHLVYSASGSDVETTIVDGKILMLDREVLTLDEEKIIDAAEKTIEKLA; encoded by the coding sequence ATGAGCATTCTCATCAAGAACGGTCACGTTATCTACGGCGAGAACTTTGAAGTGGTAAAGGCTGATGTCCTCATCGAGGGAAACCGCGTTGTCAAGGTTGCTAAGGAAATAAACGAGGCCGCTGACACGGTCATCGACGCCAAGGGAAAAGTCGTTTCTCCCGGCTTCGTGAACCTCCACACACACTCTCCGATGGGCCTCTTCCGCGGTCTGGCCGACGATTTACCCCTCATGGACTGGCTCCAGAACCACATCTGGCCGAGGGAGGCGAAGCTAACTCGCGAGTACACCAAGGTTGGGGCCTACCTCGGAGCGCTGGAGATGATAAAGACCGGGACAACGGCCTTCCTCGACATGTACTTCTTCATGGACGCGGTTGCCGAGGTCGTCGAGGAGTCGGGGCTGAGGGGCTACCTTTCCTATGGAATGATAGACCTTGGCGACCCCGAGAAGACTGGGAAGGAAATAAAGGAAGCCCTCCACACAATGGAGTTCATCGAGAAGCTCAACTCGGAGCGCGTTCACTTCGTCTTTGGCCCCCACGCTCCCTACACCTGCTCGATTGCTCTGCTGAAGGAAGTAAGGAAGCTGGCAAACGAGCACGGGAAGCTGATAACGATTCACGTCAGCGAGACGATGGCTGAGATAGGCCAGATAACCGAGCGCTACGGCAAGAGCCCCGTCGTTCTGCTCGATGAGGTCGGCTTCCTTGGAAACGACGTGATAATAGCGCACGGCGTCTGGCTCGACAGCAGGGACATTCAGATTCTCGCAAGGAACGGGGTTACAGTGGCTCATAACCCGGCCAGCAACATGAAGCTCGCGAGCGGTGTTATGCCCCTCCAGAGGCTCCTCAATGCGGGCGTAAACGTCGGCCTCGGCACCGATGGGAGTGCAAGCAACAACAACCTCGACATGCTCGACGAGATGAAGCTGGCGGCTTTACTCCACAAGGTTCACAACCTCGACCCGACGGTTGCCGATTCAAAGACGGTATTCAGGATGGCAACCCTCAACGGTGCAAAGGCACTACGCCTCAAGGCCGGTGTGATAAAGGAGGGCTATCTGGCTGATATAGTCATTGTGGACTTCAACCGGCCCCACCTGAGGCCTATCAACAATGTAATCAGTCACCTCGTTTACTCGGCCAGCGGCAGTGACGTGGAGACGACAATAGTCGACGGAAAGATTCTGATGCTGGATCGTGAAGTTCTCACCCTTGACGAGGAGAAGATAATTGATGCGGCTGAAAAAACGATAGAAAAGCTGGCTTAG
- the nucS gene encoding endonuclease NucS: MSKIEAVQSPSRDELLRIVDSALSSEAMLTIFARCKVHYDGRAKSELGSGDRVIIIKPDGAFLIHQSRKREPVNWQPPGSFVTVEERDGVVILRSVRRKPKEVLEVELEEVYLVSMFRAEDYEELALTGSEAEMAEMIFNNPELIEPGFKPLFREKQIGHGIVDILGRDRDGNLVVLELKRRKADLHAVSQLKRYVEALTREHGDVRGILVAPSLTSGAKKLLEKEGLEFRKVQPPKREKPGKGRQKTLF, translated from the coding sequence ATGTCGAAAATTGAAGCCGTTCAGAGTCCCTCCCGCGATGAGCTTCTGAGGATAGTCGACTCCGCCCTCTCGTCGGAGGCGATGCTGACCATATTCGCCCGCTGTAAAGTTCACTACGACGGCCGGGCGAAGAGCGAGCTCGGCTCCGGGGACAGGGTTATAATAATCAAGCCCGACGGTGCCTTTCTCATTCACCAGAGCAGGAAGAGGGAGCCCGTGAACTGGCAGCCGCCGGGGAGCTTCGTGACCGTCGAAGAAAGGGATGGGGTGGTAATTCTCCGTTCCGTGAGGAGGAAGCCGAAGGAGGTACTTGAGGTCGAGCTTGAGGAGGTTTACCTCGTTTCAATGTTCCGGGCGGAGGACTACGAGGAGCTTGCTTTAACCGGCAGTGAGGCCGAGATGGCGGAGATGATATTCAATAATCCCGAGCTGATCGAACCCGGCTTCAAGCCCCTTTTCCGGGAGAAGCAGATTGGCCACGGCATAGTTGACATTCTCGGCCGCGACAGGGATGGTAACCTCGTCGTCCTTGAGCTGAAGCGCAGGAAGGCCGACCTTCACGCCGTGAGCCAGCTGAAGCGCTACGTTGAAGCCTTGACCAGGGAGCACGGAGACGTGAGGGGAATACTCGTTGCCCCGTCCCTGACCTCTGGTGCCAAAAAACTCCTTGAAAAGGAGGGCCTTGAGTTCAGGAAGGTTCAGCCACCGAAGAGGGAAAAGCCAGGGAAGGGCAGACAGAAAACGCTGTTTTAG
- a CDS encoding DNA-binding protein, protein MEGIETQVLEWLRAGNDTAEDIVDLPWSVREMRPGMYVAEHPRMPFSLLVAFSEDFIHLLVPLGLETFSMTKDEKLRVYHTLLRLNDQVNLMKFTLSGMDDDVYLRVDLDKKTLGKDEFNDALTALLIGLMSAVSALGLEEAFAKEIFDRIVGMVLERVERGASRDELMRFLTVKVGMSVEDAKNLLNEVFAAKKEIDGQGEDVGYF, encoded by the coding sequence ATGGAGGGTATCGAAACGCAGGTTCTTGAGTGGCTTAGGGCAGGCAATGATACTGCCGAGGATATAGTTGACCTTCCCTGGTCCGTGCGGGAGATGAGGCCGGGTATGTACGTGGCAGAACATCCGAGAATGCCTTTCTCGTTGCTGGTGGCTTTTTCTGAGGATTTTATCCATTTGCTTGTCCCGCTGGGGCTGGAAACATTCTCTATGACAAAGGACGAGAAACTCAGGGTGTATCATACCCTCCTTCGTCTCAACGACCAGGTGAACCTGATGAAATTCACCCTCTCAGGAATGGACGATGACGTCTACCTTCGCGTGGATCTTGACAAGAAGACTCTGGGCAAGGACGAGTTTAACGATGCGCTGACGGCATTGCTAATAGGCCTTATGTCTGCGGTTTCAGCCCTGGGGCTGGAGGAGGCTTTTGCGAAGGAAATCTTTGACCGCATCGTTGGAATGGTTCTGGAGAGGGTTGAGCGCGGCGCCAGCAGGGACGAACTTATGAGGTTCCTGACCGTCAAGGTTGGCATGAGCGTTGAGGACGCAAAAAACCTGCTCAACGAGGTGTTCGCGGCCAAGAAAGAAATTGATGGGCAGGGGGAAGACGTTGGGTACTTCTGA
- a CDS encoding DUF473 domain-containing protein — protein MEAITLAGIARRVLDELLRSPYKTLELRSARNVIALERARELGRVFLTYETYQDVTIGTEGLLAEILRLESMEQRIPWEESDEREMTVCRAQVRLLGLGRIVEVKKRNTVLVVRVREMLPQEMDIG, from the coding sequence ATGGAGGCGATAACCCTCGCCGGAATCGCGAGACGGGTTCTTGACGAGCTTTTAAGGAGCCCCTACAAGACTCTGGAGCTAAGGAGCGCGAGAAACGTCATCGCCCTGGAAAGGGCGCGCGAGCTCGGAAGGGTCTTCCTAACCTACGAAACCTATCAGGATGTTACCATCGGCACAGAGGGCCTGCTCGCGGAGATACTGAGGCTTGAGAGCATGGAGCAGAGGATTCCATGGGAGGAGAGCGACGAGAGGGAGATGACTGTGTGCAGGGCACAGGTGAGGCTCCTCGGCCTCGGCAGAATAGTTGAAGTGAAGAAGAGGAACACGGTGCTGGTCGTCAGGGTCAGGGAGATGCTTCCACAGGAGATGGACATAGGCTAA
- a CDS encoding thermonuclease family protein gives MSAVTRRMLFVLAMLSALLLPVASAYEFQAYGYVTKVVDGDTVWFHSYYGYKAGETFKVRFADINAPEIYTDEGKESKAALEWLLDTYGRYVYLDVDDIYETDRYGRVVAVVYLPFWYYGYALNVNEWLVESGYASIWDHYNEFDPYSWSLWVLI, from the coding sequence GTGAGTGCCGTGACCCGAAGGATGCTCTTTGTTCTCGCCATGCTATCTGCCCTCCTGTTACCCGTTGCCAGCGCCTACGAGTTCCAGGCCTACGGATACGTTACCAAGGTGGTCGATGGCGACACCGTGTGGTTCCACTCCTACTACGGCTACAAAGCTGGAGAAACTTTCAAGGTCCGCTTCGCCGACATAAACGCGCCCGAGATATACACCGATGAGGGCAAGGAATCGAAGGCAGCTTTGGAGTGGCTCCTCGATACGTACGGCCGCTACGTCTACCTCGACGTCGATGACATCTATGAAACCGACCGCTACGGCCGCGTGGTCGCGGTGGTTTACCTTCCATTCTGGTACTATGGCTACGCCCTGAATGTCAATGAGTGGCTCGTCGAGAGCGGCTACGCGAGCATCTGGGACCACTACAACGAGTTCGACCCATACTCCTGGAGCCTCTGGGTTCTCATTTGA
- a CDS encoding [protein ADP-ribosylglutamate] hydrolase, translating into MLSFEIVRGDITRFPVEAIVNAANKYLEHGGGVAYAIARAAAGNVAEYIRISKEAMREQLGKSSIEHGEVVVTPALRLEQYGIRYVIHTVGPYCGGVWDGERKEKLRKAILGALRKADELGVKTIAFPAISAGIYGCPLEEVVRTFKETVEEFLKEARSIEKVYLVLYSEETYRMALEVLGLR; encoded by the coding sequence ATGTTATCCTTCGAGATCGTCCGTGGGGACATCACCCGCTTCCCTGTCGAGGCCATAGTCAACGCCGCCAACAAATATCTTGAGCACGGTGGTGGTGTCGCCTACGCGATAGCCAGGGCCGCCGCTGGAAACGTTGCAGAGTACATCAGGATAAGCAAGGAGGCCATGCGCGAGCAGCTCGGAAAAAGCTCGATTGAGCACGGTGAGGTCGTTGTAACACCGGCGTTGAGGCTGGAGCAATACGGAATCAGGTACGTCATCCATACCGTTGGTCCCTACTGCGGCGGAGTCTGGGACGGCGAGAGGAAAGAGAAGCTCAGGAAAGCCATCCTCGGCGCACTGAGAAAGGCCGACGAGCTCGGTGTCAAAACCATAGCTTTCCCCGCTATAAGCGCCGGCATCTACGGCTGTCCGCTTGAGGAGGTCGTGAGGACGTTCAAGGAGACTGTGGAGGAGTTTTTGAAGGAAGCGAGGAGCATCGAGAAAGTTTACCTCGTGCTGTACTCGGAAGAAACCTATAGGATGGCCCTTGAAGTCCTGGGATTACGGTAG
- a CDS encoding proteasome assembly chaperone family protein yields the protein MENGKPVKLVLPEIKNPIFIEGYPGIGLVGHIAANFLAKELEMEMIGYVESPFIPPMALILEGKPNPPLRFYGKDNIILAVADIYVPPTLVSEIAKELVRYLKEMGAGKVVSLGGIGIGLFKEKMDVWGVGARDELNRELENLGVKILQYGSIMGMSGKLLWEASREGLDAYVLLGETFGDRPDPRAAANVIEVLKKLTPIEVSTEPLLKEAEMIEAQLRKMHEQMEQARRKAEKQYESIYL from the coding sequence ATGGAGAACGGAAAGCCTGTCAAGCTGGTCTTACCGGAGATAAAGAATCCCATATTCATCGAGGGCTACCCGGGGATAGGCCTGGTAGGTCACATAGCGGCGAACTTTCTGGCCAAAGAGCTTGAAATGGAGATGATAGGCTACGTGGAGAGCCCCTTCATCCCGCCGATGGCACTCATTCTCGAAGGAAAGCCCAACCCGCCACTGCGCTTCTACGGAAAGGACAACATTATACTGGCCGTGGCAGACATATACGTGCCCCCAACGCTGGTAAGCGAGATAGCAAAGGAACTCGTGAGGTACCTCAAGGAGATGGGTGCCGGCAAGGTGGTATCCCTCGGCGGCATAGGCATAGGCCTCTTCAAGGAGAAGATGGACGTCTGGGGGGTCGGAGCCAGGGACGAGCTGAACAGGGAGCTTGAAAACCTGGGAGTGAAAATCCTCCAGTACGGCTCGATAATGGGGATGAGCGGAAAGCTCCTCTGGGAGGCCAGCAGGGAAGGGCTGGACGCCTACGTTCTCCTTGGAGAGACCTTCGGGGACAGGCCGGATCCGAGGGCTGCTGCAAACGTCATAGAGGTTCTGAAGAAGCTGACACCGATAGAGGTCTCAACGGAGCCCCTGCTCAAGGAGGCGGAGATGATAGAGGCCCAGCTGAGGAAGATGCATGAGCAGATGGAGCAGGCAAGGAGAAAGGCAGAGAAGCAGTACGAGAGCATATACCTGTGA
- a CDS encoding S-methyl-5'-thioadenosine phosphorylase, with product MPRIGIIGGSGVYGVFEPKETVKVHTPYGRPSAPVEIGEIGGVEVAFIPRHGKHHEFPPHEVPYRANIWALKELGVERIIGVTAVGSLREEYRPGDIVITDQFIDFTKKRDYTFYNGPRVAHVSMADPFCPEMRKIFYETAKELGFPVHEKGTYVCIEGPRFSTRAESFMFRQYAHIIGMTLVPEINLARELGMCYANIATVTDYDVWADKPVDAQEVLRVMAENNYKVQELLRKAIPRIPEERKCGCADVLKSMFV from the coding sequence ATGCCGAGGATTGGGATAATAGGCGGTTCTGGAGTCTACGGAGTCTTCGAGCCGAAGGAGACGGTCAAGGTTCACACCCCCTACGGCAGGCCTTCGGCTCCAGTGGAAATCGGGGAGATAGGGGGCGTTGAGGTAGCTTTCATACCGCGCCACGGCAAGCACCACGAGTTTCCACCCCACGAGGTTCCCTACAGGGCCAACATCTGGGCGCTCAAGGAGCTCGGTGTTGAAAGGATTATAGGCGTTACCGCCGTCGGCTCGCTCCGCGAGGAATACAGGCCGGGCGACATCGTCATAACCGACCAGTTCATAGACTTCACCAAGAAGAGGGACTACACCTTCTACAACGGCCCGAGGGTTGCCCACGTGAGCATGGCCGACCCCTTCTGCCCGGAGATGAGGAAGATTTTCTACGAGACGGCCAAGGAGCTCGGCTTCCCGGTTCACGAGAAGGGTACCTACGTCTGCATCGAGGGCCCGAGGTTCTCAACGAGGGCCGAGAGCTTCATGTTCAGGCAGTACGCCCACATAATAGGAATGACCCTCGTCCCCGAGATAAACCTCGCGCGCGAGCTGGGCATGTGCTACGCCAACATAGCGACCGTCACCGACTACGACGTCTGGGCCGACAAGCCGGTTGATGCGCAGGAAGTCCTCCGCGTTATGGCCGAGAACAACTACAAAGTCCAGGAGCTCCTCAGAAAGGCCATCCCGAGGATTCCAGAGGAGAGGAAGTGCGGCTGCGCCGACGTGCTGAAGAGCATGTTCGTCTGA
- the radA gene encoding DNA repair and recombination protein RadA codes for MPRKKKAEDEIKELEEFEELDVVEESPSSSTKKTKEKGIKTLEDLPGVGPATAEKLREAGYDSIEAIAVASPMELKEIAGISEGAALKIIQAAREAANIGTFMRADEYMEKRRTIGRISTGSKSLDKLVGGGVETQAITEVFGEFGSGKTQLAHTLAVMVQLPEEEGGLHGSVIWIDTENTFRPERIRQIAENRGLDPDETLKNIYVARAFNSNHQMLLIEKAEEIIKEKAETDRPVKLLVVDSLMAHFRSEYVGRGTLAERQQKLAKHLSDLHRIADLYDIAVFVTNQVQAKPDAFFGDPTRPVGGHILAHSATLRIYLRKGKAGKRVARLIDSPHLPEGEAIFRITDKGVED; via the coding sequence ATGCCGAGGAAAAAGAAGGCTGAGGATGAAATAAAAGAGCTCGAAGAGTTTGAGGAGCTCGATGTCGTTGAGGAGTCCCCATCAAGCTCAACCAAGAAAACTAAGGAAAAGGGGATAAAGACCCTTGAGGATCTGCCGGGTGTTGGTCCTGCCACCGCAGAAAAGCTCCGTGAGGCAGGTTATGACAGCATAGAGGCCATAGCCGTCGCCTCTCCAATGGAACTCAAGGAGATTGCCGGGATAAGCGAGGGTGCGGCGCTCAAGATAATCCAGGCCGCGAGGGAGGCCGCAAACATAGGAACCTTTATGCGTGCCGACGAGTACATGGAGAAGCGCAGAACCATCGGCAGGATTTCCACTGGAAGCAAGAGCCTGGACAAGCTCGTCGGTGGTGGGGTTGAGACGCAGGCGATAACCGAGGTCTTCGGTGAGTTTGGATCCGGAAAGACCCAGCTGGCCCACACGCTGGCGGTAATGGTTCAGCTCCCCGAGGAGGAGGGCGGCCTTCACGGTTCCGTCATATGGATAGACACGGAGAACACCTTCCGACCTGAGAGGATACGGCAGATTGCAGAAAACCGCGGCCTTGATCCGGATGAGACACTTAAGAACATCTACGTGGCCCGGGCCTTCAACAGCAACCACCAGATGCTTCTCATTGAGAAGGCGGAGGAGATAATCAAGGAAAAGGCCGAGACGGACCGGCCGGTGAAGCTGCTGGTTGTCGATTCCCTCATGGCTCACTTCAGGAGCGAGTACGTTGGGAGGGGAACGCTGGCAGAGAGGCAGCAGAAGCTCGCCAAGCACCTCTCGGACCTCCACAGGATAGCGGATCTCTACGACATAGCGGTCTTCGTCACCAATCAGGTTCAGGCCAAACCCGATGCCTTTTTCGGTGACCCCACGAGGCCGGTTGGTGGCCACATACTGGCCCACAGCGCAACGCTCAGGATTTACCTCCGGAAGGGCAAGGCCGGAAAGAGGGTTGCCCGGCTCATAGACAGCCCGCACCTCCCGGAGGGTGAGGCGATCTTCAGGATAACCGACAAGGGCGTTGAGGACTGA
- a CDS encoding DNA-binding protein, whose translation MTDIETQVLEWLRTGREDAADIVDLPWEVKAVDESMYVAEHPKMPFTLVVMFSDEFVHLVIPTSLETYGMSDEDRLYVYHTLLELNDRIYMMKFSLGRPNDVVNIRVDLDKKTLGKEEFNDALTALAVGLLSGVSALGLEEEFVERIFDRIVVMLLERIQKGYTYEQLIEFLTIKVGLEEKDAKELLDAVLEAVEEEPTDEEG comes from the coding sequence GTGACTGATATTGAAACGCAGGTTCTTGAGTGGCTTAGGACTGGCAGAGAGGATGCCGCCGACATAGTTGACCTTCCGTGGGAGGTTAAGGCGGTTGATGAGTCCATGTACGTTGCTGAGCATCCGAAGATGCCTTTCACCCTTGTGGTCATGTTCTCCGACGAGTTTGTTCATCTTGTGATTCCCACGAGCCTTGAAACCTACGGCATGAGCGATGAGGACAGGCTCTACGTTTACCACACCCTTCTTGAGCTAAACGATAGGATATACATGATGAAGTTCAGCCTTGGGAGGCCCAACGACGTCGTTAACATCCGTGTTGACCTCGACAAGAAGACTCTCGGCAAGGAGGAATTCAACGACGCCCTGACCGCTCTGGCAGTTGGCCTTCTCTCGGGAGTTTCTGCCCTCGGTCTCGAGGAGGAGTTCGTTGAGAGAATATTTGACCGCATCGTCGTCATGCTCCTTGAGAGGATTCAGAAGGGCTACACCTACGAGCAGCTCATTGAGTTCCTCACCATCAAGGTCGGGCTTGAAGAGAAGGACGCCAAAGAGCTTCTCGACGCTGTCCTTGAAGCTGTGGAAGAAGAGCCTACGGATGAAGAGGGCTGA
- a CDS encoding potassium channel family protein — translation MIPVPVVRRLLRMKVKVSRNRLLQIATLVLLLAVIFAFLFMYFENVSFYTAFYWAVITMATIGYGDIAPQTEAGRAVAMVAAVAGISTFTALVSILAEYFISSSLRRMMGMHRVRYSGHYVIIGRGSSIPSCVDELMAAISSGEVEMRPIVVVFPDEGERKKVELPEEVEVLIGDPTNPETLERAHVREASYVILALEDDSKSVFTTLMVKRMSGAKVFVEALRGESLELLRQAGADRVILSRSLAGRLLASSVFEPEVVDVIDDLTTATGGYDISVLERRDLWGIPYVEAMKRLRSDGYFLLGYYLEKPVLNPALDEEIPEGSKLIVIKPGSSSGKR, via the coding sequence ATGATCCCGGTACCCGTGGTTAGAAGACTTCTCAGGATGAAAGTTAAGGTCAGCAGGAACCGGCTACTTCAAATAGCCACGCTTGTCCTCCTGCTCGCGGTCATTTTTGCATTTCTGTTTATGTATTTCGAGAACGTGAGCTTCTACACGGCTTTTTACTGGGCGGTCATAACGATGGCCACAATCGGATACGGCGACATAGCCCCTCAGACTGAGGCCGGCCGTGCCGTGGCTATGGTTGCCGCCGTTGCCGGAATCTCAACTTTCACTGCCCTCGTTTCGATTCTGGCTGAATACTTCATTTCATCGTCTCTGAGGAGGATGATGGGCATGCACAGGGTTAGGTATTCTGGACACTACGTGATAATCGGTCGCGGGAGCAGCATTCCAAGCTGCGTGGATGAGCTCATGGCCGCGATTTCCAGTGGAGAGGTGGAGATGCGGCCCATAGTTGTGGTCTTCCCCGACGAAGGGGAGCGGAAGAAGGTCGAGCTTCCAGAGGAAGTGGAGGTCCTCATTGGCGACCCAACCAACCCCGAGACACTTGAACGCGCCCACGTACGGGAGGCGTCCTACGTTATCCTCGCCCTTGAGGACGACTCGAAGTCCGTCTTCACTACCCTAATGGTGAAGCGCATGTCCGGAGCGAAGGTCTTCGTCGAGGCCCTTCGCGGGGAGAGCCTTGAGCTGCTGAGGCAGGCCGGAGCTGACCGGGTGATACTCAGCAGGAGCCTGGCTGGAAGGCTTCTCGCGAGCTCCGTTTTTGAGCCCGAGGTGGTGGATGTCATAGATGACCTGACAACCGCCACCGGCGGCTACGATATCTCCGTTCTGGAGCGCAGGGATTTATGGGGCATCCCGTACGTGGAGGCCATGAAACGCCTCCGCAGTGATGGCTACTTCCTCTTGGGGTACTATCTGGAGAAGCCGGTTCTCAATCCTGCGCTGGATGAGGAGATTCCCGAAGGCTCCAAACTGATCGTCATAAAGCCCGGCTCTTCCAGTGGGAAAAGGTGA